A single region of the Silene latifolia isolate original U9 population chromosome 8, ASM4854445v1, whole genome shotgun sequence genome encodes:
- the LOC141594818 gene encoding protein FAR1-RELATED SEQUENCE 5-like, whose translation MGNCSSTASTVTRRVKITRIGCRAYVRFALLHGLDGPAMIDEFSEVHNHRLTSVCNRDLDKISRSLDMFQKTLILDNSKLNIGAGLTFRQVKELVNGYENIGATLIDFKNFQRDIKCYIGLRDADLFIDRLEKLKATQPQFYFAYDVDPQNRLTKFFWADATCIRNYSFFGDAVSFDPTYGTNKYDMVFTPFTGVNHHRKSVLFAGCLLLHEDDISFQWTFQHFLTAMGQKEPQFMITDQCPGIKKAFPSVFKTARHRYCMWHITQKITDKVGSALCRDTDFLARFNAVVWDPDMEPSEFEEKWQKVISDFELEDNDWLTTMFDDRHHWIPAYHRDLALGCILRTTQRSESTNSFFKRYENHFGTLVEFWMRFQIAMDQIALYTKVFQEEVMAANSCGVDDFEKEEHVRIIHAYFVGVQGQRNWANTKQTKRWRSLLGCDSSSEVTIHPPEQARNKGSGKRLKSAKQQAIEKATKPKRLCAYCKERVTHDGEHALFA comes from the exons ATGGGTAATTGTTCGTCCACAGCTAGTACAGTTACACGGCGAGTTAAAATCACAAGAATTGGATGCCGAGCATACGTCAGATTTGCCCTTCTACATGGCCTTGATGGCCCAGCTATGATTGACGAGTTTTCTGAAGTCCACAATCATCGTCTCACCTCTGTCTGTAACAGAGATCTCGATAAGATTTCACGATCCCTTGATATGTTCCAGAAGACGCTTATCTTGGACAACTCCAAGTTGAATATTGGCGCTGGATTGACCTTTAGACAGGTTAAGGAACTTGTCAATGGGTATGAAAATATCGGTGCTAcattgatagattttaagaactttcaaagAGATATCAAGTGCTACATTGGGTTAAGAGATGCTGACCTTTTCATCGATCGACTCGAGAAACTCAAAGCAACCCAACCCCAGTTCTACTTCGCCTATGATGTTGATCCGCAAAACCGTCTAACAAAGTTCTTTTGGGCTGATGCTACATGTATTAGAAACTACTCATTCTTTGGGGATGCTGTTAGCTTCGACCCTACTTACGGAACcaacaagtatgatatggtttttacaccattcaCAGGTGTTAATCACCACAGAAAGTCGGTGTTGTTTGCCGGTTGTCTCCTGTTACACGAGGATGACATCTCCTTCCAATGGACCTTTCAGCATTTCTTGACTGCCATGGGACAAAAAGAGCCACAGTTCATGATCACGGATCAATGCCCTGGCATAAAGAAG GCTTTCCCTTCTGTTTTCAAGACAGCTAGGCATcgttattgtatgtggcatattacaCAAAAGATCACGGACAAAGTTGGTTCAGCACTCTGCAGAGACACGGACTTCCTTGCTCGCTTCAACGCTGTTGTTTGGGACCCTGATATGGAGCCGTCGGAGTTCGAAGAGAAGTGGCAGAAGGTCATTTCAGATTTCGAGCTGGAagataatgattggttgactacaaTGTTCGACGACAGACACCATTGGATTCCTGCCTACCATCGTGACCTTGCCTTGGGCTGCATATTAAGAACAACACAGCGATCAGAAAGTACAAATTCGTTTTTCAAGCGCTATGAGAATCACTTTGGTACACTGGTCGAATTTTGGATGAG GTTCCAAATCGCTATGGACCAAATAGCGCTATACACGaag GTGTTCCAAGAAGAAGTAATGGCGGCCAATTCATGTGGTGTTGATGACTTTGAGAAGGAGGAGCATGTGCGCATAATTCAT GCATATTTTGTGGGTGTACAAGGGCAAAGGAATTGGGCGAATACCAAGCAA ACCAAGAGATGGAGATCTTTGTTGGGCTGCGACTCGTCGTCTGAAGTCACTATCCACCCTCCggaacaagcacgcaacaagggcAGTGGAAAAAGATTGAAGTCAGCTAAACAACAGGCCATTGAAAAAGCAACCAAGCCAAAGAGGCTATGTGCATACTGCAAAGAAAGAGTTACCCACGACGGAGAACATGCCCTCTTCGCATAG